From a region of the Pieris brassicae chromosome 13, ilPieBrab1.1, whole genome shotgun sequence genome:
- the LOC123717699 gene encoding late histone H1-like, which yields MADTAVASETPAPATPAKKAPKAAAAAAAAKKPKARPTHPKTSDMVNSAIKELKERSGSSLQAIKKYIASNYSLDAERLAPFIRKYLKRAVASGTLIQTKGKGASGSFKIDSKSGTGGGAAKKATAASASSGGRGSAAAASSAAKSVKKPTAQAAKKTAASAGARSKKAAAAAAETASPAKAGGRGGTAKDKKAAAAAKRKPAASAAPKKGRGSAAASAAASGKGASTTAAASKAKRSAKPPTKKPKAPKPKKAAAAAPKSKAATAKKASAASKK from the coding sequence atggccGACACAGCAGTAGCATCGGAGACACCCGCGCCGGCGACGCCCGCCAAGAAGGCACCAAAAGCGGCAGCGGCGGCGGCCGCCGCGAAGAAACCCAAGGCGAGACCAACGCACCCCAAGACTTCCGACATGGTCAACAGCGCGATCAAAGAGCTCAAGGAGAGGAGCGGATCGTCCCTGCAGGCGATCAAGAAATACATCGCCTCGAATTATAGCCTAGACGCCGAGAGGTTGGCGCCGTTCATAAGAAAGTATCTCAAGCGCGCGGTCGCCTCCGGCACCCTGATTCAGACGAAGGGCAAGGGCGCATCGGGCTCGTTCAAGATAGACAGCAAGTCGGGAACCGGCGGCGGCGCGGCGAAGAAGGCGACGGCCGCCTCCGCTTCCTCCGGCGGCAGGGGCTCCGCCGCGGCGGCGTCCTCCGCGGCCAAATCGGTGAAGAAGCCGACCGCACAAGCCGCCAAGAAGACCGCCGCGAGTGCGGGCGCCAGGAGCAAGAAGGCCGCCGCCGCGGCCGCCGAGACCGCGTCCCCCGCCAAGGCGGGCGGAAGGGGTGGCACCGCCAAAGACAAGAAGGCAGCCGCTGCGGCCAAGAGGAAGCCGGCCGCGTCGGCCGCTCCGAAGAAAGGTCGCGGCTCCGCGGCCGCCTCCGCCGCAGCGTCCGGCAAGGGCGCGTCGACCACCGCCGCCGCTTCCAAGGCGAAGAGGAGCGCGAAACCACCGACCAAAAAACCTAAAGCACCCAAACCGAAGAAGGCAGCAGCCGCCGCGCCCAAATCGAAGGCCGCCACCGCTAAAAAGGCATCGGCCGCTTCCAAGAAGTGA
- the LOC123717729 gene encoding histone H4 translates to MTGRGKGGKGLGKGGAKRHRKVLRDNIQGITKPAIRRLARRGGVKRISGLIYEETRGVLKVFLENVIRDAVTYTEHAKRKTVTAMDVVYALKRQGRTLYGFGG, encoded by the coding sequence ATGACCGGTCGCGGTAAGGGAGGAAAGGGATTGGGAAAAGGTGGCGCGAAGCGGCACAGGAAGGTGCTCCGTGATAACATCCAGGGTATCACCAAGCCTGCGATTCGACGTCTGGCGCGCAGGGGTGGCGTGAAACGTATCTCCGGTCTCATATACGAGGAGACCCGCGGTGTTCTCAAGGTTTTCCTCGAGAACGTCATCCGCGACGCGGTAACCTACACGGAGCACGCCAAGAGGAAGACCGTCACCGCAATGGACGTCGTGTACGCTCTGAAGCGCCAGGGCCGCACCCTCTACGGTTTCGGAGGTTAA